The Canis lupus familiaris isolate Mischka breed German Shepherd chromosome X, alternate assembly UU_Cfam_GSD_1.0, whole genome shotgun sequence genome has a segment encoding these proteins:
- the DDX53 gene encoding LOW QUALITY PROTEIN: DEAD box protein 53 isoform X1 (The sequence of the model RefSeq protein was modified relative to this genomic sequence to represent the inferred CDS: substituted 1 base at 1 genomic stop codon), with protein sequence MAHASGRHPRHPPQPWPGPQSRERQSLSREITGPAGERGGGGGGSSGSGGGSGRGWSGPSGYVDLRASGSREPPLCFRLRNNTIGVVIGRGGAKIKDIQATTNTKIQIIKGDSEAEVKIFGARDMKAKAKAAIEALVEKQERSSSSEPRAESAAPQPSATREFRAESTGGRQAQPLIDWDKIRAEVVRWEKRKWADLPPITKNFYVESKATSSLSKVQVDLWRKENFDVMCDDLKDGKKRPIPNPTCTFQDAFQPYPELIRNIKKAGFQKPMPIQSQAWPIILQGIDLIGVAQTGTGKTLAYLMPGFIHLNNQPIPREERNGPGMLVLTPTRELALQVEAECSKYSYKGLKSICIYGAGNREQQIQDLTKGIDIIIATPGRLNDLQMNNLVNLRSITYLVLDEADKMLDLGFEHQIMKILLDVRPDRQTVMTSATWPDTIHXLARSYLKQPMMVYVGTLDLAAVNTVKQNVIVTTEEEKRSLIRDFLHSLSPQDKVIVFVSRKLVADDLSSDLSIQGIPVQSLHGNREQYDREYALEDFKTGKVKILIATDLASRGLDVNDVTHVYNYDFPCNIEEYVHRVGRTGRAGKTGVSITLITQNDWKIASKLIKILKRANQSVPEDLIAMAERYKMHKQKKDTRKESKSHGKATEFY encoded by the coding sequence GCGAGTGGCCGACACCCGCGTCACCCTCCTCAGCCATGGCCTGGGCCCCagagcagagaaaggcagagcctCAGCCGCGAGATCACAGGGCCTGCCGGGGAGCGCGggggcggtggcggcggcagcagcggaAGTGGGGGCGGAAGTGGCCGAGGCTGGAGCGGCCCCTCGGGCTACGTGGACCTTAGGGCCTCGGGCTCCAGAGAACCACCTCTCTGCTTTAGATTAAGGAACAATACGATCGGTGTGGTGATTGGTCGTGGGGGAGCAAAGATAAAAGACATCCAGGCTACGACAAACACCAAGATACAGATCATAAAAGGTGACTCTGAAGCCGAGGTAAAAATTTTTGGCGCCAGGGACATGAAAGCCAAGGCCAAAGCGGCTATAGAAGCCCTTGTTGAGAAACAAGAACGCAGCTCCAGTTCAGAGCCCCGGGCTGAAAGTGCCGCACCTCAGCCCTCTGCCACAAGGGAGTTTCGTGCGGAGAGCACTGGTGGTAGACAAGCTCAGCCACTGATAGACTGGGATAAAATCAGGGCAGAAGTTGTGcggtgggaaaaaagaaaatgggcagatTTACCACCCATTACGAAAAACTTCTACGTAGAATCTAAAGCCACAAGCTCGTTGTCTAAAGTTCAAGTAGACCtctggagaaaggaaaattttgatGTAATGTGTGACGACCTGAAAGATGGTAAAAAGCGCCCCATCCCAAATCCTACCTGTACATTTCAGGATGCTTTCCAACCTTATCCTGAACTTATAAGGAACATTAAAAAAGCAGGTTTTCAAAAGCCAATGCCAATTCAGTCACAGGCGTGGCCAATTATTTTACAAGGAATAGATCTTATTGGAGTTGCCCAAACTGGAACAGGCAAAACTTTGGCCTATTTAATGCCTGGCTTTATTCATCTCAATAATCAACCAATACCGAGAGAGGAAAGGAATGGACCTGGCATGCTAGTCCTTACACCCACTAGAGAATTAGCTCTTCAGGTAGAAGCTGAATGTTCTAAGTATTCATACAAAGGTCTTAAAAGTATTTGTATATATGGTGCCGGAAATAGAGAACAACAAATACAAGACCTTACCAAAGGCATAGATATCATTATTGCAACTCCCGGACGACTGAATGATCTGCAAATGAATAACTTAGTCAACTTACGAAGTATAACATACTTAGTCTTAGATGAAGCAGATAAAATGCTAGATCTGGGCTTTGAACACCAGATAATGAAGATCTTACTAGATGTGCGCCCAGATCGGCAGACTGTTATGACAAGTGCAACTTGGCCAGATACCATTCATTGACTTGCTCGATCTTATTTGAAACAGCCTATGATGGTGTATGTTGGTACTCTGGATCTAGCTGCTGTTAATACCGTGAAGCAAAATGTAATTGTTaccacagaagaagaaaaacgATCTCTTATCCGAGATTTCCTACACAGCCTGTCACCCCAAGACAAAGTCATCGTGTTTGTGAGCAGAAAACTTGTTGCTGATGACTTATCAAGTGATTTAAGCATCCAGGGCATACCAGTGCAATCACTGCATGGTAACAGAGAACAGTATGATCGTGAGTATGCTCTGGAGGACTTTAAAActggaaaagtgaaaatattgATTGCTACTGATTTAGCATCCAGAGGTCTTGATGTTAATGATGTCACACATGTATATAATTATGACTTCCCATGCAATATTGAAGAATATGTACATAGAGTTGGGCGTACTGGAAGAGCAGGAAAGACGGGTGTATCAATTACCCTCATAACTCAAAATGATTGGAAAATCGCTAGCAAATTGATTAAGATTCTAAAACGAGCAAATCAGAGTGTCCCGGAAGATCTTATAGCAATGGCTGAGCGAtataaaatgcataaacaaaaaaaggacacaagaaaagaatcaaaatcgCATGGAAAAGCCACGGAATTTTATTGA